One Candidatus Acidiferrales bacterium genomic window, GTGGCCGATTCCGGTGATGATGGGAATTTGCGAAGCGGCGATGGCGCGTGCCACGGACTCTTCATTGAACACCCACAAATCTTCAAGCGAGCCGCCGCCGCGGGCGACGATCATGACGTCGACGAGGGATTCGCGATTGAAATAACGAATCGCGCGGACGATTTCCACAGCCGCGCCCTCGCCCTGAACCTTCACGGGATAGAGCGTCACATGGAGATTCGGAAAGCGCCGCCGCAGAACGCGCAGAATATCGCGAATCGCCGCGCCCGTCGGTGAAGTGACAATCCCGATGCGCCGCGGCAGGGCGGGCAGCGGCTTCTTGCGACTTTCATCGAAAAGACCTTCGGCTTGCAACTGCTTTTTGAGCTGCTCGAAAGCCAGTTGCAGCGCGCCCAGGCCGACCGGTTCGATGTGCGAGACGTAGATTTGATATTCGCCGCGCGGTTCATAAACGCTCACGGAGCCGCGCACGGTGATTTTCAGGCCGTCTTCCGGGCGGAATTTCAGCCCGCGCACCTGATCGCGGAAACAGACGCAGCGAACCTGGGCCTTTTCGTCCTTCAACGTGAAATACAAGTGGCCGGATTGCGCGGAGTGGAAATTCGAAACTTCGCCTTCGACCCAGATGTCAGGAAATTCGCCCTCGAGCATGTCGCGAATGCGCAGCGTGAGCTCGCTGACGCGCCAGATATGCTTCTCTGGGATCAGATTGAGCGAGAATTGAGTCATGCGCGGGCTTGGCGAAGCTTGGTCATTATATTCAGCGCCGGAGCGAACCAACAATCCAAAAAACAAGCGTGAGTAGAACGCTCAATATGATGCACGTGACGACCGGGAAATAAAACGTCGTGTTTCGGCCATGATAAACAATGTCGCCGGGCAGCCGGCCGATTCGAAATGGCAGCCGCGGGCCGGCAAGCAAAATTGCACCGACGATTGCAATCAAAACGCCAAAAATCAGCAAAACCTTGCCGAGTTCGCGCGCCGGCTCCATGGCATTTTCTCGCGCCGATTCTACCTGAAAATGTTCTCCGCAATTAAACGTGAGGGAATTTTGTTTGGCAGTTATTGCCAAAGGTAAATGAATCGATCTGAATTCCTGGCTCGGTGGGGATCAACTCCAGCGTGTGACTGCCAAACTGCGGATTCGCTGCGAGGTAATACATCCGCGAACTGTCAACATCGATGTAGGAGTGTCCCTGCCCATCGATTTTCACGTCTGCGCCTTTGTCGGCGCTCGTCAAATCCTTCCCGTCCTGCAAAATATAAAGCCGCTCCGGCTTTCCTTGCGCGACATTCATCACGGCATAAATCTGTGTGGCGTGATATTTCATCTCCATCCGCGCGCCGTTTTTATCGGGCTGCTGCGTCTTCCCTTTAAAAATCATTCCATTTTGATCTGTTTCCCATTTCCCGGAAAGCGCCGCGCGTCCATCGTCCACATTTGCCGGCAGTTTGTAATCATCAACCAGCCCGGGATGGTAAGAATTTTCATTCTCCAGAATGCCGCGGCCCTCCCACGGCCCGACGTACATTTCCGGCGTAGTCATGCCGCCGCATGCCTGCGAGTAAGTGTTTTCCGCTCCGGGCAACTTATCCTCCGGCGGAAACGTCAACCCCGGATGCGCTTCGATGAGCAGACGCCGGATGGCCACTTCAAAATTGTGATCGTCGCCCTCTCCATCGAGATGAAAGCGCACGTTTCCGTTTGCATCGATCAAGAACCGGCTGGGCCATGCCTCGTTCGAATAATCCTTCCAAATCTTGAACTTGTCATCAACCACAATCGGATACGGCAATTCGTAGCGCTTCACCGCCGCTTGCACGTTGACGACGTCATAAGCGATTTGAAACTCTGGATCGTGCACGCCAATGATTTCGAAGCCATATTTCTGGTAGCGCGCATACCACTCTTTATTCTGCGGAAATGTGCGGATGCAATTGATGCAGGTGTACTCCCAAAAATCCAGCATGACGACTTTGCCGCGCAATTGTTTGAGCGTCAGCGGTTCGGAATTGATCCACGTGGTTCCGGAAACCTTAAAGCCGGGACGCGGGAAATCGGGCGCTTTCTGATTGAGCGCCATCATATGCCCATCGACGGTTTGGCCCGTCAGTTGTACCTGTCCCCGCGCCGCGCCCACCGATATGAGCGTGCTCGCCACTACAATTGCTGCGAACATAAGATTCCGCATCACTCTGTGCAACCCTCCTGACACAAACTAACGTTCGCAAACATTAATACATCACAACGGGCTTCGGACGCGCGCTTTGCAACGAAACCCTAATCCCCTTACCTGGAGCGAAGTGGATACTGATGGCATCCGCAGTGCCCGGTGGTGCACTTACGTACACGAATTCGACCGGAACCGTGCCGGTCGTTTCGTCCGGGAATTCCCACGACGCCGCGCACTGGCGCGCGTTGGCCACAAGCCATTTTTCAGCAGCCTTGCTGCTGGCCGATACGAAAGAAACGTCCCCGACCTTTCCATTATGCACCTTAACATTCAGCCGCACCGTTCCACTGATCCCGGCAGCACGGGCGATCGCCGGATAGACGGGAATGCCCCCTGCCACAATACGCGTCGGAAGATTAGGGGGATTCGCCGTCTGGGCCATTAACACAGACGCGCCCAGAACGACGACAGCTAGAACGCTCGCCACTTTCCTACCAAGTATACGAGCTCGCCGATCTCTTGCGTTCACAGAAGACATGCCTTCTCAGTTCTCTACCGCTTTGCGCGCAAATCGACTTTGCATTTCACTAACCACTCACCACTGCCTTCAAATCAATTCCATCCCTGAAAAAAAGTATCCGATTTCGAATCGCGCCGTCTCTGGAGCGTCCGATCCGTGCGTGCAATTGTTCTGAATACTGGTGCCGAAGGTGTTGCGAATCGTGCCGGGAGCGGCTTTGGCTGGATCCGTCGCGCCCATGGTCTCACGCCAGCGCGAAATGGCGTTTTCAGCTTCGAGCGCAATGACGACGACTTTGCCGGAGCTCATGAATTCGGTGAGGTCCTTGAAAAATGGGCGTTCGCGGTGCACGGCGTAGAATCCTTCCGCTTCGCTTTTCGTCAGCCGCAATGATTTGATGGCGACGATCTGAAATTTCGCATCGCTGATTTTCTTCAGGATTTCGCCTGCGAGTCCGCGGCCCACAGCGTCGGGCTTGATGATGGCCAATGTGCGTTCGATTGCCAAGATTTGTCTCCTTAGATTTCCACTTCTGCGTTGATTTGCAAACTACAAGGCGGTCTCCTTACTTTCTGGCCGCTTTGCCCAAAACCGCTTCCATGGTGCGGCCAATCTCCGCCGGGCTTTGCACAGTGTGAATGCCGGCGGCCTGCATCGCGGCATATTTCGTCTTGGCAGTGCCCTGGCCGCCGCTGATGATTGCGCCGGCGTGGCCCATGCGGCGTCCTGGAGGCGCGGTCTGACCAGCCACAAAGCCCACGACAGGCTTTTTCACATGAGCTTTGATGTACTCCGCGGCGGTTTCTTCGGCGTTGCCGCCGATTTCGCCGATCATCACGATGGCTTGCGTTTCTGGATCTTCGTTGAAGAGCTTGATGGCGTCGAGGAAATTCGTACCGATGATCGGATCGCCGCCAATGCCGATACAGGTGGATTGACCGATACCCAGGCGCGTGAGCTGATCAACGGCTTCGTACGTGAGCGTTCCGCTGCGACTCACGAGGCCGACGTGTCCCGCTTTATGAATGTGCCCGGGCATGATTCCGATTTTGCATTTGCCCGGAGAAATAAGGCCAGGGCAATTGGGACCGATCAATCGCGTTTTCGATTCGCGCAGCACGGCGGCGACGCGCACCATGTCGAGCGTCGGGATACCTTCCGTGATGCACACGACCAGCGGCAGGCGCGAGTCGATGGCTTCGAGAATCGCATCCGCGGCGAATGGCGGCGGAACGAAAATCACGGAGGCGTTTGCGCCCGTCTGCTTCACGGCGTCGGCCACCGTGTTGAACACGGGAACGTCGAGATGCTTTGTGCCGCCCTTGCCGGGCGTCACGCCAGCGACGACTTTCGTGCCGTAGGCGATCATCTGCTCGGAATGGAAGCTGCCTTCGCGGCCGGTGAAGCCCTGCACGACGAGGCGCGTTCTTTCGTCAATTAAGACGCTCATCGCGCACCCCCCGCCAGCGCCACGACCTTTTCCGCGCCTTCCCTCATGCCTGCAGCGACCGTGAAATTGAAGCCCGAATTCTGCAGGATTTCCTTGCCCTTCTCGACGTTGGTGCCTTCCATGCGTACAACCACGGGAACTTTGATTTTCAACTCCTGAGCGGCGTTGACGACGCCCGTGGCGAGGACGTCGCAGCGAAGAATGCCGCCAAAAATGTTGATGAACACGGCGCGGACGTTCGGATCGCCAAGGAGAATCTTGAACGCATTCTTCACCTGCTCGGCAGAAGCGCCACCGCCGACGTCGAGGAAGTTCGCCGGATTCCCGCCGGCGAGCTTGATGATGTCCATCGTGGCCATGGCCAGGCCCGCGCCGTTGACCATGCAGGCGACGTTGCCGTCGAGTTTGATGTAGTTCAATTTGTACTTCGAGGCTTCGACTTCGAGCGGAGTTTCTTCGTCGAGGTCGCGCATATCGCGAATTTCAGGATGGCGTCCGAGCGCGTTGTCGTCGAAATTCATTTTCGCGTCGAGCGCAACGAGCCGGCCATCTCCCGTGACGACGCACGGATTGATTTCGAGAAGCGACGCGTCCGTTTCCAGAAATGCGCGGTAGAGCGATTGGAAAAACGGCACGGCAACGTTGACCATTTCTGCGGGGAGGCCAAGGCCGAAGGCGAGCTTGCGAATCTGATATGGTTCCAGACCCGTGGCGGGATTAATTGCCTCGCGCAGAATCGCCTCGGGGTTTTCCTTGGCCACTTCCTCGATTTCCATCCCGCCGGAAGCGCTGGCCATGAAAACGGGCGCGGCCACGGCGCGGTCCACCAAAATGCTCAGATAAAGTTCGCGTTTGATGTCGAGGCCCTCCTCGATCAGCAGGCGGCGAACGATGCGGCCCTCAGGGCCGGTCTGCGGCGTGACGAGCTTCATCCCCATGATCTGCCCGGCAAGTTCGGCAGCCTGATTCACCGACCGCGCCAGCTTGACGCCGCCTGCTTTGCCGCGGCCGCCAGCGTGAATCTGCGCCTTGACGACAACAACGGGAGTCCCGAGTTCTTGCGCGACGCGCTGCGCGTCTTCTTTTTTGAAAACAGCCTGTCCGTGCGGGACGGGAACGCCAAATTTGGCAAGAATCGACTTGGCCTGGTATTCGTGTATCTTCATTGCCCTTCCAGTAGTGCTAAAATTAGTGAACGCTCAAAGCGATAAAGTTTACAGCGGAACGGGAGAGCGGAGCAAGGAAGCGCGTCCGCGCGAGCAGTTTTGTTCCATCCGATTGAATGCGGTTCTGTTGCTTATGATTCGAGATGCACTGGGAAAAATCGTCGCGGGAGAGAATCTGTCGCGCGTGGAAGCGGAAGCGGCGATGGAGCAAATCCTCTCCGGCAACGCGTCCGATGCGTTGATCGCGGCGCTGCTGATGGGGTTGCGTCTGAAGGGCGAAACCGTGGACGAATTGGTCGGTTTTGCAACAGCGATGCGACGCCACGCCGGACCGGTCTTTCCCGCTGGACGTGCGAGCGTCCAAGAAACGCTCGTCGACACGTGCGGCACGGGCGGGGACGGATCGAACACGTTCAACGTCTCAACGGCCGCAGCGTTTGTCGTCGCCGGAGCCGGTGTGCGGGTCGCGAAGCACTGCAACCGCTCGATCAGCTCGCGCTGTGGCTCGGCCGACGTACTCGAGCAGTTTGGTGTTCCGCTTGACCAGCCTGTCGAACAAGCAGGGCGCGCGATCGAAGAAATTGGCATCGGTTTTCTTTTTGCTCCGGCTGTCCATTCTGCAATGAAACACGCGATGAACGCGCGGCGCGAATTACGCATGCGCACGGTGTTCAATCTGCTTGGGCCACTGACAAATCCCGCTGGAGCATCCGCGCAGGTTGTGGGCGTATTCGAGGCGCGAGTCACGGAGCTTGTCGCCCGAGCGCTCAGCGAACTTGGCGTACAACGGGCGTTCGTCGTTCACGGCGCCGATGGGATGGACGAGATTTCGCTGAGCGACGAGACATACGTGGCCGAACTGAAGGATGCCGCGATTCGCAGCTACACACTTGCGCCAGAAGATTTCGGGTTGCGCCGCGCACCGCGCGAGGCATTTCACGGCGGCGATGCCAAGCAAAATGCCGAGATCATTCACAAGATCCTCGGACGCTCGCTGCTGTACCGCGAACACGGGCCACATCGCGAGATTGTCCTGGCCAACGCGGCGGCGGCGTTCGTCGCAGCAGGACGCGCCAGCGATTTTCGCGAAGGAGTTCGGCTGGCGACGGAGTCGATTGATTCTGGCGCCGCGCGCGAAAAACTAGAGCAGCTTGTTGCCTTCACAAGGGCGCGAAGCACCTCGGCCTGAGAAAACACTTCAGCCTCTTGCCTCCAGGTTCTTTGTGACTTCGCTTGCCGCTCGATTGTTCCCATCAAACTAACCCTGCTCGCGCAGGCATCGGACTGCATACGCGAAACTGGCAAGCGCAAAGAGTGCGAAGGCGATGCTCTCCCACACGAGTTGCTTCGGGACGCCGAGGCCGATCGACGTATAGCGGAACAAATCCACTTCCCAGGTGATCGGATTTGCTAGCGCGGCCACGCGAAACCAGCGCGGAAGTGGATCAAGCGGATAGAACATCGAGCTGGCGAAGAGAAAAACGAAATAGAAGACGGAAGTCACGCTATTGAACAAATCGTTGCGGCGGATTTTCAGCGCGAAAATCGAATAAAAGAAAAACCATCCGGCCGTGCCACCAATCACAACAACAGAGAGAAGCGGCAGCAAGCTCCACTGCACATGAATTTTGAGCAGCAAGCAACCCACGGCGATGGTGATGGCGGCTTGCACGATGCCGATGCAAAGATTGAATAGCACCTTGCCGAGCAAATACTGCGAGCGACGCATCGGATAGGTCAGCATTTCGTAAAAAATGCCGTTGTCGCGGTCGAGAAAGAACGACCAGGAGCTGTTGGATGCGATTCCGAAGCTCGCCATTCCCAGCACGCCTGCCAGGAAGAAAGAATCGTAATCGACGTGCGCGCCAAGCGCCGGCGAGCCCAGCGCGGCATTCACGCCGACGCCGAAGACGAGCAGATAGCACATTGGGTAGAACAAATCCCAGAAGAGAAATGTCGTGTTCGTCGCGCGAATTTTGCTTTCGCGATAAAAAACGGCTGCCAGTGGGTTCATTTCACTTCTCCTTCGTCAATTCCACGAAAATATCTTCCAGACTTGCGCCGCTGACTTCGACGCGCAGCACGCGGCCTTTTTTCGAAAGCTCGCTCACGATAGCGAGAATGTTTTCCTCTTCGGCTTTCAATGCGATTTCGACCGAATTGTCGTCGATGTGCGAGCGAAGCGGGGCGAGGCGCGCGACATCCGCCGCGATGGTTTCCGGCAACTTGTCGAACGTGAGCGAGATTTCATACACGCCCGCGGAGAGCAATTTGAGCGCGTTCAAATCGCCGCGTGCCACCTGCTTGCCGCGATTCATGATGAGAATGTCGTCGCACAGCTCTTCGGCTTCGCTGAGAATCTGGGTGGTGAGTACAATCGTGCGCCCTTTTGCTGCTTCTTCGCGTAGATAGCCCATCACGGCGCGCTTGAGAATCGGGTCCATGCCGGTGGAAAATTCGTCAAGGAAAACCACCGGCGTTTCGATCATGAAAACCTTGGAAACCTGGACGCGCCGGCGCGAGCCTCCGCTCAAGTCCTGAACCTTTTGCTCGGCATAAGAAGTGATCTGAAATTTTTCCATCACCGTGTCCGCACGGCGGCGCGCCTCATGGGAGTCGAGGCCGTGAAATCGCGCGAAGGTCAGGAGATTGTCGCGGACGCTGAGGAATAATTCCGCGGCCGTCTCCTGCAGCACCATCGAGATGCGTTTGCGCACTTCGAGAGGCCGCGCCACGACGTCAAATCCCTCGATGTGCGCCGCGCCGGAGGTTGGGCGCAGCAGCGTCGTCAGGACTTTCAGCAAAGTGGTCTTGCCTGCACCATTAGGGCCGAGCAGGCCGAAAATTTCGCCGCGCGGAACGGAAAAAGAAATTCCGTCCACCGCGCGCACCGGCGCCTGGCCGCGGCGCTGATAGAGTTTGGCCAAATTTTCAACTTCGAGAGCAAAGTTGCTCATGATCTGCTTCTCCATGCTCTGTGCTGTGCGCACAGCGATAAACGGTGAAAAATAGGAAATGGAAAAAA contains:
- a CDS encoding DUF2905 domain-containing protein, with the protein product MEPARELGKVLLIFGVLIAIVGAILLAGPRLPFRIGRLPGDIVYHGRNTTFYFPVVTCIILSVLLTLVFWIVGSLRR
- a CDS encoding redoxin domain-containing protein, whose protein sequence is MFAAIVVASTLISVGAARGQVQLTGQTVDGHMMALNQKAPDFPRPGFKVSGTTWINSEPLTLKQLRGKVVMLDFWEYTCINCIRTFPQNKEWYARYQKYGFEIIGVHDPEFQIAYDVVNVQAAVKRYELPYPIVVDDKFKIWKDYSNEAWPSRFLIDANGNVRFHLDGEGDDHNFEVAIRRLLIEAHPGLTFPPEDKLPGAENTYSQACGGMTTPEMYVGPWEGRGILENENSYHPGLVDDYKLPANVDDGRAALSGKWETDQNGMIFKGKTQQPDKNGARMEMKYHATQIYAVMNVAQGKPERLYILQDGKDLTSADKGADVKIDGQGHSYIDVDSSRMYYLAANPQFGSHTLELIPTEPGIQIDSFTFGNNCQTKFPHV
- a CDS encoding TonB family protein codes for the protein MASVLAVVVLGASVLMAQTANPPNLPTRIVAGGIPVYPAIARAAGISGTVRLNVKVHNGKVGDVSFVSASSKAAEKWLVANARQCAASWEFPDETTGTVPVEFVYVSAPPGTADAISIHFAPGKGIRVSLQSARPKPVVMY
- the ndk gene encoding nucleoside-diphosphate kinase, which encodes MAIERTLAIIKPDAVGRGLAGEILKKISDAKFQIVAIKSLRLTKSEAEGFYAVHRERPFFKDLTEFMSSGKVVVIALEAENAISRWRETMGATDPAKAAPGTIRNTFGTSIQNNCTHGSDAPETARFEIGYFFSGMELI
- the sucD gene encoding succinate--CoA ligase subunit alpha is translated as MSVLIDERTRLVVQGFTGREGSFHSEQMIAYGTKVVAGVTPGKGGTKHLDVPVFNTVADAVKQTGANASVIFVPPPFAADAILEAIDSRLPLVVCITEGIPTLDMVRVAAVLRESKTRLIGPNCPGLISPGKCKIGIMPGHIHKAGHVGLVSRSGTLTYEAVDQLTRLGIGQSTCIGIGGDPIIGTNFLDAIKLFNEDPETQAIVMIGEIGGNAEETAAEYIKAHVKKPVVGFVAGQTAPPGRRMGHAGAIISGGQGTAKTKYAAMQAAGIHTVQSPAEIGRTMEAVLGKAARK
- the sucC gene encoding ADP-forming succinate--CoA ligase subunit beta, whose protein sequence is MKIHEYQAKSILAKFGVPVPHGQAVFKKEDAQRVAQELGTPVVVVKAQIHAGGRGKAGGVKLARSVNQAAELAGQIMGMKLVTPQTGPEGRIVRRLLIEEGLDIKRELYLSILVDRAVAAPVFMASASGGMEIEEVAKENPEAILREAINPATGLEPYQIRKLAFGLGLPAEMVNVAVPFFQSLYRAFLETDASLLEINPCVVTGDGRLVALDAKMNFDDNALGRHPEIRDMRDLDEETPLEVEASKYKLNYIKLDGNVACMVNGAGLAMATMDIIKLAGGNPANFLDVGGGASAEQVKNAFKILLGDPNVRAVFINIFGGILRCDVLATGVVNAAQELKIKVPVVVRMEGTNVEKGKEILQNSGFNFTVAAGMREGAEKVVALAGGAR
- the trpD gene encoding anthranilate phosphoribosyltransferase, with amino-acid sequence MIRDALGKIVAGENLSRVEAEAAMEQILSGNASDALIAALLMGLRLKGETVDELVGFATAMRRHAGPVFPAGRASVQETLVDTCGTGGDGSNTFNVSTAAAFVVAGAGVRVAKHCNRSISSRCGSADVLEQFGVPLDQPVEQAGRAIEEIGIGFLFAPAVHSAMKHAMNARRELRMRTVFNLLGPLTNPAGASAQVVGVFEARVTELVARALSELGVQRAFVVHGADGMDEISLSDETYVAELKDAAIRSYTLAPEDFGLRRAPREAFHGGDAKQNAEIIHKILGRSLLYREHGPHREIVLANAAAAFVAAGRASDFREGVRLATESIDSGAAREKLEQLVAFTRARSTSA
- a CDS encoding ABC transporter permease, whose product is MNPLAAVFYRESKIRATNTTFLFWDLFYPMCYLLVFGVGVNAALGSPALGAHVDYDSFFLAGVLGMASFGIASNSSWSFFLDRDNGIFYEMLTYPMRRSQYLLGKVLFNLCIGIVQAAITIAVGCLLLKIHVQWSLLPLLSVVVIGGTAGWFFFYSIFALKIRRNDLFNSVTSVFYFVFLFASSMFYPLDPLPRWFRVAALANPITWEVDLFRYTSIGLGVPKQLVWESIAFALFALASFAYAVRCLREQG
- a CDS encoding ABC transporter ATP-binding protein — its product is MSNFALEVENLAKLYQRRGQAPVRAVDGISFSVPRGEIFGLLGPNGAGKTTLLKVLTTLLRPTSGAAHIEGFDVVARPLEVRKRISMVLQETAAELFLSVRDNLLTFARFHGLDSHEARRRADTVMEKFQITSYAEQKVQDLSGGSRRRVQVSKVFMIETPVVFLDEFSTGMDPILKRAVMGYLREEAAKGRTIVLTTQILSEAEELCDDILIMNRGKQVARGDLNALKLLSAGVYEISLTFDKLPETIAADVARLAPLRSHIDDNSVEIALKAEEENILAIVSELSKKGRVLRVEVSGASLEDIFVELTKEK